A DNA window from Vibrio tarriae contains the following coding sequences:
- a CDS encoding YebC/PmpR family DNA-binding transcriptional regulator produces the protein MGRSFEVRKASMAKTQGAKIKVYSKYGKEIYVCAKNGGTDPDMNLSLRHLITKAKKDQVPAHVIEKALDKASGGAGEDYQPARYEGFGPGGASVIVDCLSDNGNRTYQDVRQCFVKTGAKIGTPGVVAHMFDHQAVFQFQGDDEEAILEALMMADAEVTDIEQEDGVITVFAPNTEFFKVKTALNEAFPDLTLDVEEITFVPQNRTVVSGEDAEKFQKFLDMLDDCDDVQQVYHNADIE, from the coding sequence ATGGGAAGAAGTTTTGAAGTGCGCAAAGCCTCAATGGCGAAAACTCAAGGCGCAAAGATTAAAGTTTACTCAAAATACGGTAAAGAGATTTACGTTTGTGCGAAAAACGGCGGTACTGACCCTGACATGAACTTATCGCTGCGTCATCTGATCACGAAAGCGAAAAAAGACCAAGTACCCGCACACGTTATCGAAAAAGCACTGGATAAAGCCAGCGGTGGCGCAGGTGAAGATTACCAACCAGCACGTTACGAAGGTTTTGGCCCTGGTGGCGCGAGTGTGATCGTTGACTGTCTAAGTGACAACGGTAACCGTACATATCAAGACGTTCGCCAATGCTTCGTGAAAACGGGTGCGAAAATTGGTACTCCAGGTGTGGTTGCGCACATGTTTGATCACCAAGCGGTGTTCCAATTTCAAGGCGATGATGAAGAAGCGATTCTTGAAGCGCTGATGATGGCTGACGCGGAAGTGACAGACATCGAGCAAGAGGATGGGGTGATCACCGTATTTGCACCTAACACCGAATTCTTCAAAGTAAAAACCGCGTTGAACGAAGCTTTTCCAGACCTGACTTTGGATGTAGAAGAGATCACTTTCGTTCCACAAAACCGCACAGTAGTAAGCGGTGAAGACGCAGAAAAATTCCAGAAGTTCCTCGACATGCTGGATGATTGCGACGATGTACAGCAGGTTTACCATAACGCGGATATCGAATAA
- a CDS encoding DUF3283 family protein has translation MSFNLALLTAEEKNRVELDKQASYLVWRLKQAKAGPEEITKQMAKIASESEKQWFQQSIDKYKRVMGAV, from the coding sequence ATGTCTTTCAACCTTGCACTACTGACTGCGGAAGAAAAAAACAGAGTAGAGCTTGATAAACAAGCTTCTTACCTTGTTTGGCGCCTTAAGCAAGCAAAAGCAGGACCGGAAGAGATCACTAAGCAGATGGCCAAGATTGCTTCTGAAAGCGAAAAGCAGTGGTTTCAACAGTCGATAGATAAGTACAAAAGAGTGATGGGCGCTGTGTAG
- a CDS encoding PA3496 family putative envelope integrity protein, protein MSINSIDHDDMTNIANKWDSIEEIESQRPTKNLKSAQARRRIETLREIRESGLTIEEAKELGLLH, encoded by the coding sequence ATGTCCATTAATTCTATTGACCATGATGACATGACGAACATTGCCAACAAATGGGATTCAATTGAGGAAATTGAGTCACAGCGACCAACAAAGAACTTGAAGTCAGCGCAAGCTCGACGCCGTATTGAAACGCTACGTGAGATACGTGAAAGTGGTTTGACTATCGAGGAAGCTAAAGAGCTGGGTTTGTTGCACTAG
- a CDS encoding ABC transporter ATP-binding protein gives MTTHTLAFHSDPLLRIRNLCVDYITDHGDFAAVKSVSFDIGKGEIFGLAGESGCGKSTIAFAINQLHKAPARISSGEIWFEDKDLLRLAPNEVNALRWSQIAMVFQSAMNSLNPVLTIKEQFADVLRFHLGMTNQQAQDRAEKLLDLVNIPRHRLSEYPHQFSGGMRQRLVIAIALSLNPKMIVMDEPTTALDVVVQREILQQIYQLKQEFGFSILFITHDLALMTQLCDRIAIMRHGEIVEVNTSHQIRNNPQHAYTQKLWASFPNIHSARHQQQGVVA, from the coding sequence ATGACAACCCACACTTTGGCTTTTCACTCAGACCCTTTACTGCGAATACGTAATCTTTGCGTTGATTACATTACTGATCATGGTGATTTCGCAGCAGTTAAATCGGTCAGTTTTGATATTGGTAAAGGCGAAATTTTCGGCCTTGCCGGTGAATCAGGTTGCGGTAAAAGCACTATTGCTTTTGCTATCAATCAGCTGCATAAAGCTCCAGCCAGAATCTCTAGCGGGGAGATATGGTTTGAAGATAAGGATTTACTGCGTCTCGCTCCGAATGAAGTCAATGCATTACGCTGGAGCCAAATCGCGATGGTTTTCCAAAGCGCAATGAACTCTCTCAATCCTGTCCTCACCATTAAAGAGCAATTTGCCGATGTACTGCGCTTTCACTTAGGGATGACCAATCAACAAGCGCAAGATCGTGCAGAAAAACTGCTTGATTTAGTGAATATTCCGCGGCATCGATTGAGCGAATATCCGCATCAATTCAGTGGTGGAATGAGACAAAGGCTGGTCATAGCGATTGCGCTCTCGCTCAATCCTAAAATGATCGTTATGGATGAGCCAACTACGGCATTAGATGTTGTGGTTCAGCGTGAAATACTGCAGCAGATTTATCAATTAAAACAGGAGTTTGGCTTCTCAATATTATTCATTACCCACGATTTAGCGCTCATGACACAGCTTTGCGATCGTATCGCGATCATGCGTCACGGCGAAATTGTCGAAGTCAACACTTCTCATCAAATCCGCAACAACCCTCAACATGCTTATACCCAAAAATTATGGGCTTCGTTCCCTAATATCCATAGTGCTCGCCATCAACAACAAGGAGTCGTCGCATGA
- a CDS encoding ABC transporter ATP-binding protein has protein sequence MSDCILEMKNVVKDFTVGGGLAKTDIFRALTGVSFKLRAGRTLALVGESGCGKSTCARLITKVYPATEGDILFYGQSIDEIKGRKALLNYRSKVQMVFQDPFGSLNPTHTIAHHLTRPLKIHKQMTDPSQIPKRLDELLQLVELSPDTLAKYPHELSGGQRQRVNLARALAVGAELILADEPTSMLDVSIRLGILNLMQRMKKELNIGFLYITHDLATAHYIAEETAVMYKGQIVEWGDTLSILTNPQHPYTRLLISAVPDPDVSFGRLVDNEPNYSVEADQIREKSASLQPHIDQIGSNHFVRRWDLAA, from the coding sequence ATGAGTGACTGCATTTTAGAAATGAAAAACGTGGTGAAAGATTTCACTGTGGGTGGAGGTTTAGCGAAAACGGATATTTTTCGGGCACTTACAGGTGTGAGTTTTAAATTACGTGCAGGAAGAACTTTAGCGCTAGTAGGAGAATCCGGTTGCGGTAAAAGTACCTGTGCCCGTCTGATCACTAAAGTTTATCCAGCGACCGAAGGCGACATCCTGTTTTACGGCCAGAGTATAGATGAGATTAAAGGGCGCAAGGCACTCCTTAATTACCGCAGTAAAGTGCAAATGGTGTTTCAAGATCCGTTTGGATCCCTCAACCCTACTCATACCATAGCGCACCATCTTACACGTCCATTAAAAATACATAAGCAAATGACTGATCCATCGCAGATCCCCAAGCGCCTTGATGAATTATTGCAATTAGTTGAATTATCTCCCGACACTTTAGCAAAATACCCTCACGAGCTCAGCGGTGGTCAGCGGCAGAGAGTGAATTTAGCGCGTGCTTTAGCTGTGGGGGCGGAATTAATTCTAGCCGACGAGCCAACTTCAATGCTTGACGTTTCAATCCGTCTTGGAATTTTGAATCTGATGCAGCGGATGAAAAAGGAGCTCAATATTGGCTTTTTGTACATCACCCATGATTTGGCCACTGCCCATTACATAGCCGAAGAAACGGCAGTCATGTATAAGGGTCAAATTGTTGAATGGGGAGACACATTATCAATTTTGACCAATCCTCAACATCCTTATACCCGTTTGTTGATTTCAGCCGTTCCCGATCCCGATGTGTCATTTGGCAGACTGGTTGATAATGAGCCAAACTACTCAGTAGAGGCGGATCAAATCCGAGAAAAAAGTGCTTCTCTTCAGCCTCATATTGATCAAATCGGATCAAATCACTTTGTCAGACGTTGGGATCTTGCCGCATGA
- a CDS encoding transcriptional regulator: MSELHHWLNTVHQWYQHKTGEHVANLQPLILNAPAQIWGPNVDETQSKAIACWLDACLRQFEFYRETDTEKALQYLNLAYGRFQLCAAQPECDLELKSWCLLRMQQLMVLSLEHLNHQVGGESQSHALIDAHVRFMAFHAWNDDQGTRDPMRG, from the coding sequence ATGAGTGAACTACACCACTGGCTGAATACTGTTCACCAATGGTATCAACACAAAACAGGTGAACATGTAGCCAATTTGCAACCTTTGATTTTGAATGCCCCAGCTCAGATCTGGGGCCCAAACGTTGATGAAACGCAAAGCAAAGCGATTGCCTGCTGGCTTGATGCCTGTTTGCGTCAATTTGAGTTTTATCGCGAGACGGATACCGAGAAGGCCTTGCAATATCTCAATTTGGCTTACGGTCGATTCCAGCTCTGCGCCGCTCAACCTGAGTGTGACTTGGAGTTGAAATCTTGGTGCTTGCTACGGATGCAACAGCTGATGGTGCTGAGTCTTGAACATCTCAACCATCAAGTGGGTGGAGAATCTCAATCTCACGCATTGATCGATGCGCATGTACGTTTTATGGCGTTTCATGCTTGGAACGATGATCAAGGAACTCGAGATCCGATGCGCGGATAG
- a CDS encoding replication initiator protein RctB domain-containing protein, producing MSSEEKRLIKLPRTHKDGHLFEVSEAAIDWIEQYQHFKGVTKSIVELLNLISLRGLRSRDGLVSTTELIDATDGQLTRAAIQQRLRAAVAVGLFKQIPVRFEEGLAGKTMLHRFINPNQLISVLGSTSLVTESVKQNEKQKRSKALAQTQVNQRLLHEHGLNTPPAMKDEAEQFVVSPTNWAGIIDQALAPPRTRKSYQKSMVSISGTRAVIETRSSKNIMTVDDLMTLFALFTLTVQYHDHHQDDYHFNAKQAPNKTPLYITDILSLRGKKDSGPARDSIRDSIDRIEFTDFQLHELTGRWLSENMPEGFKSDRFRFLARTITASEEAPVEGSDGEIRIKPNLYILVWEPSFFEELLTRDYFFLFPPEILKQHTLVFQLYSYFRSRMSRRHTDVMMLSELNQKLARNIEWRRFSMDLIRELRRLSEGKGSEDLFVVNLWGYHLTVKSIEEKGKVVDYQVDIKCDVEEVLRYSRAKTTNAGKRNMAPTLPNPLRNELVSKQKLAELSSIIDGEFEPIQRKAPSPRGRLGRRVKLRKHLVEINADEITITLSRYTSPEALERSITALAAMTGHAPSSIKEECVELIDKLDWLRVENDVIQYPTLSKLLELYNSQNESKHLSIEKLIAGLAVRRKVCKLVQDGHIDETVYRALDEMAAGA from the coding sequence ATGAGCTCAGAAGAAAAACGATTGATCAAACTGCCAAGAACTCACAAAGATGGTCATCTTTTTGAAGTCTCTGAAGCAGCGATTGACTGGATTGAACAGTATCAACACTTTAAAGGTGTCACGAAAAGCATTGTTGAACTTTTGAATCTGATCTCACTGCGTGGATTACGCAGTAGAGATGGCTTAGTTTCAACCACAGAACTGATTGATGCAACCGATGGGCAGCTGACGCGTGCAGCCATCCAGCAGCGGTTGAGAGCAGCGGTAGCTGTTGGATTATTCAAACAAATCCCAGTCCGTTTTGAAGAGGGGCTGGCTGGCAAAACCATGCTCCATCGTTTCATTAACCCCAACCAATTGATCTCGGTACTCGGCTCAACCAGCTTAGTCACTGAATCGGTTAAGCAAAATGAAAAGCAAAAGCGTTCGAAAGCGTTAGCGCAGACGCAAGTCAATCAACGTTTACTGCATGAACATGGTTTAAATACCCCGCCAGCCATGAAAGATGAAGCTGAACAGTTTGTGGTCTCACCCACGAATTGGGCTGGGATCATAGATCAAGCGTTAGCCCCACCCAGAACTCGCAAAAGTTACCAAAAGTCCATGGTTTCTATATCGGGTACTCGCGCTGTGATTGAAACACGGTCGTCAAAAAATATCATGACAGTCGATGATCTGATGACCTTGTTTGCACTGTTCACTTTAACGGTGCAGTACCATGATCATCACCAAGATGATTACCATTTCAACGCCAAACAAGCACCAAACAAAACACCGCTGTATATCACCGATATTCTCTCTTTGCGTGGCAAAAAAGACAGCGGCCCAGCGCGTGACTCGATTCGAGACAGTATTGATCGTATTGAATTTACCGATTTTCAGCTGCATGAACTGACGGGGCGTTGGCTCAGTGAGAACATGCCCGAAGGCTTTAAAAGCGATCGTTTTCGCTTTTTAGCACGCACCATCACCGCCTCCGAAGAGGCTCCGGTGGAGGGCAGTGATGGCGAGATCCGTATCAAACCCAATCTGTACATTCTGGTGTGGGAGCCTTCGTTTTTTGAAGAGCTGTTAACGCGAGATTATTTCTTCCTGTTTCCACCGGAGATCTTGAAACAGCATACCTTGGTATTCCAGCTCTACTCCTATTTTCGTAGCCGAATGTCTCGTCGTCATACCGATGTGATGATGCTGAGTGAACTCAACCAAAAATTGGCCAGAAATATCGAATGGCGCCGTTTTTCTATGGATCTGATCCGCGAACTTCGTCGTCTCTCCGAAGGGAAGGGAAGCGAGGATCTGTTTGTGGTCAATCTTTGGGGTTACCACTTGACAGTGAAAAGCATCGAAGAAAAAGGCAAAGTGGTGGATTACCAAGTCGATATCAAATGTGATGTGGAAGAGGTACTGCGCTATTCACGAGCCAAAACCACCAACGCGGGTAAACGCAATATGGCTCCAACCTTGCCTAACCCTTTACGTAACGAGCTGGTTTCCAAGCAGAAACTGGCTGAGTTATCGAGCATCATCGATGGTGAATTTGAACCAATCCAGCGCAAAGCCCCTTCGCCGAGAGGCCGCTTAGGTCGGCGCGTGAAGCTACGTAAACATCTGGTCGAAATCAATGCTGATGAAATCACCATTACTCTATCGCGTTATACATCTCCAGAAGCGCTAGAACGCAGTATAACGGCTTTAGCGGCTATGACGGGACATGCCCCTTCATCAATCAAAGAAGAGTGTGTAGAGCTCATAGACAAGCTAGATTGGCTGCGTGTTGAAAACGATGTGATCCAATACCCGACCTTGAGCAAGCTGCTTGAGCTCTACAACAGCCAAAATGAGAGTAAACATCTGTCGATCGAAAAATTGATCGCAGGTTTAGCGGTACGCCGTAAAGTCTGTAAATTGGTTCAAGATGGGCACATTGACGAGACGGTGTATCGAGCCTTAGATGAGATGGCCGCGGGAGCCTAA
- a CDS encoding AAA family ATPase, with product MKREQTIENLYQLAQLTQQVQADRIEIVLEERRDEHFPPMSKALMETRSGLTRRKLDEAIAKMEEAGHQFTKNNANHYSISLSEAHMLMDAAGVPKFHERKKNNENKPWIINVQNQKGGTGKSMTAVHLAACLALNLDKRYRICLIDLDPQGSLRLFLNPQISLAEHTNIYSAVDIMLDNVPDGVQVDTEFLRKNVMLPTQYPNLKTISAFPEDAMFNAEAWQYLSQNQSLDIVRLLKEKLIDKIASDFDIIMIDTGPHVDPLVWNAMYASNALLIPCAAKRLDWASTVNFFQHLPTVYEMFPEDWKGLEFVRLMPTMFEDDNKKQVSVLTEMNYLLGDQVMMATIPRSRAFETCADTYSTVFDLTVNDFEGGKKTLATAQDAVQKSALEIERVLHSYWSSLNQG from the coding sequence ATGAAAAGAGAACAAACGATAGAGAATCTCTACCAGCTTGCACAACTTACCCAACAAGTGCAGGCCGATCGTATTGAGATTGTATTAGAGGAACGCCGTGATGAGCATTTTCCTCCAATGTCTAAAGCCCTTATGGAAACTCGCTCTGGCTTAACACGTCGCAAGCTTGATGAAGCTATCGCTAAGATGGAAGAAGCGGGACATCAATTTACTAAAAATAACGCGAATCACTACTCTATCTCTCTTTCTGAAGCGCATATGTTGATGGATGCCGCTGGCGTGCCTAAATTCCATGAGCGCAAAAAAAATAATGAGAATAAACCGTGGATCATCAACGTGCAGAACCAAAAGGGTGGTACGGGGAAATCAATGACCGCGGTACACCTTGCCGCTTGTTTAGCGCTCAATTTGGATAAGCGTTACCGCATCTGCTTGATTGACTTAGACCCACAAGGTTCATTGCGCCTATTTTTGAATCCACAAATCAGTCTGGCTGAGCATACGAATATCTATTCCGCGGTTGATATCATGCTGGATAATGTGCCAGATGGGGTGCAAGTGGACACTGAGTTTTTGCGCAAAAACGTGATGTTGCCAACTCAATATCCGAATTTGAAAACCATTTCTGCGTTTCCTGAAGATGCGATGTTTAACGCAGAGGCGTGGCAATATCTCTCACAAAATCAATCACTAGATATTGTTCGCTTACTCAAAGAGAAGCTGATCGATAAAATTGCCAGCGATTTTGACATCATCATGATTGATACTGGTCCACACGTTGATCCACTGGTATGGAACGCGATGTATGCCTCGAATGCCTTGCTGATCCCTTGTGCGGCGAAGCGACTGGACTGGGCTTCTACGGTCAATTTCTTCCAACATTTGCCCACGGTGTACGAGATGTTCCCTGAAGATTGGAAAGGGCTCGAATTTGTACGCCTGATGCCAACCATGTTTGAGGATGACAACAAGAAGCAGGTGTCGGTACTGACCGAAATGAATTATTTGTTGGGCGATCAAGTCATGATGGCGACCATCCCACGCAGCCGCGCGTTTGAAACCTGTGCGGATACTTACAGTACCGTCTTTGATTTGACCGTTAACGATTTCGAGGGCGGTAAAAAAACGCTGGCGACCGCGCAGGATGCGGTACAAAAAAGTGCGTTAGAGATTGAGCGCGTACTTCATTCATATTGGTCTTCACTGAATCAGGGGTAA
- a CDS encoding ParB/RepB/Spo0J family partition protein: protein MAIKTSELNAKLFGKADKRRATTPAEAQSAVKAQAQMIELAVAGEEVVTFELMRIPADEVAEKTVVFAQNAREQAFLTEHALADVLTTLRERGQQYPAVGRKTADGKIEVLDGSRRRMSCILAGKEFLVYVAENINAEHAKFLSDVANAHKPLSLYEKGKEMQAKLDSGEAEDQKALAKMFQCSEALVSGALKAAALPLELLQAYPSVVELGRPTIVKLHKQFNELNEAQREQLLAKCHQENGFVWQQSQAQGVARITKEVTETIESWIQDVLPPKRTETPKVELIKGRASYARKGNNLVLNLKKIDDELMQDILDFVQRKLN, encoded by the coding sequence ATGGCAATTAAAACTTCTGAACTGAACGCAAAGCTGTTTGGAAAGGCGGATAAGCGCCGTGCAACGACGCCTGCAGAAGCGCAATCTGCGGTGAAAGCGCAAGCACAGATGATTGAGTTGGCTGTAGCGGGTGAAGAGGTAGTGACCTTTGAACTAATGCGAATTCCGGCTGATGAAGTCGCGGAAAAAACCGTGGTGTTTGCTCAAAATGCCCGTGAACAGGCGTTTTTAACCGAACATGCCTTGGCTGATGTTCTGACCACATTGCGTGAGCGTGGACAGCAATACCCAGCCGTTGGCCGTAAAACCGCAGATGGCAAAATCGAAGTGCTCGATGGTAGCCGTCGTCGCATGTCTTGTATCTTGGCGGGCAAAGAGTTTTTGGTGTATGTGGCTGAAAATATCAATGCTGAGCACGCTAAGTTTTTGTCTGATGTCGCGAATGCGCATAAACCTCTTTCTCTGTATGAGAAAGGTAAAGAGATGCAAGCCAAGCTCGATAGTGGTGAAGCGGAAGACCAAAAAGCGCTTGCCAAAATGTTCCAGTGCAGTGAGGCATTGGTCAGTGGTGCCTTAAAAGCCGCCGCTTTACCGCTAGAGCTTTTGCAGGCGTATCCGAGTGTTGTCGAGCTGGGCCGCCCTACTATCGTTAAATTACATAAACAGTTTAACGAGTTGAATGAGGCTCAGCGTGAGCAATTATTAGCGAAATGCCATCAAGAAAATGGTTTCGTGTGGCAGCAATCTCAAGCTCAAGGTGTGGCGCGTATTACCAAAGAAGTCACGGAAACTATCGAAAGCTGGATTCAAGATGTGTTACCTCCTAAGCGCACCGAAACACCGAAGGTGGAGCTCATCAAAGGCCGCGCCAGCTATGCTCGTAAAGGCAATAATTTGGTGCTGAATTTGAAGAAAATTGATGATGAGCTGATGCAAGATATTCTTGATTTTGTGCAGCGTAAGCTAAACTGA
- a CDS encoding ABC transporter substrate-binding protein: MKTFIKGLVLSAVVASSQVYAEQTLNVYAWGGYLPEKSLKAFEQQEGVTINYSTFENNESMYTKLKLLKGTGYDVVFASAYFIEKMGREGLLAEIDHNQIPNMKDAMPTVLGLAHDPQNKFSLPYIWGITGLYYNSSTLPNGITKWADLWDKQYEQQVMLIDDIRDVFGMALKLNGFSINTKNEEEIKKAYESLVALKKNVLLYNSDAPHVPYVSGEATLGMQWNGNAYQGQVEMPELKFVMPEEGAVLWMDNFTIPSGSKNIPLAHKFINFMYQPENQAEIVQSLGYASATKGGRALLPAELRDNPTIFPSDEDMKKGEFINDVGPETLAIYEKYWQRLRNQ; encoded by the coding sequence ATGAAAACTTTCATTAAAGGATTGGTACTTTCTGCAGTCGTTGCCTCTTCTCAGGTTTATGCAGAGCAAACCCTAAACGTGTATGCGTGGGGTGGCTATCTGCCAGAGAAGTCGCTGAAAGCTTTTGAACAACAAGAAGGCGTTACTATTAACTATTCAACCTTTGAGAATAATGAGTCAATGTATACCAAACTCAAACTTCTGAAAGGCACTGGTTACGATGTCGTGTTTGCGTCCGCTTATTTTATCGAAAAGATGGGCCGTGAAGGGCTACTGGCAGAAATCGATCATAACCAAATCCCGAACATGAAAGATGCAATGCCAACCGTATTAGGACTGGCGCACGATCCTCAAAACAAATTCTCACTCCCTTACATTTGGGGGATTACGGGTCTGTACTACAACTCGTCGACCCTGCCTAACGGCATCACAAAATGGGCAGATCTATGGGATAAGCAATACGAACAACAAGTCATGCTGATTGACGATATCCGCGACGTGTTTGGTATGGCTCTAAAGCTTAACGGCTTTAGCATCAACACCAAAAATGAAGAGGAAATCAAGAAAGCGTACGAATCTCTGGTGGCACTGAAGAAAAACGTATTGCTGTATAACTCAGATGCACCACACGTGCCTTACGTTTCTGGCGAAGCCACACTGGGCATGCAGTGGAACGGCAACGCTTACCAAGGCCAAGTGGAAATGCCTGAGCTGAAATTCGTTATGCCAGAAGAAGGCGCTGTACTGTGGATGGATAACTTCACCATTCCTTCAGGCAGCAAGAACATTCCGTTGGCGCACAAGTTTATTAACTTTATGTACCAACCAGAAAACCAAGCTGAGATTGTACAAAGCTTAGGTTATGCCTCAGCAACCAAAGGCGGCCGAGCGCTGCTACCGGCAGAACTGCGTGATAACCCGACTATCTTCCCATCGGATGAAGATATGAAAAAAGGCGAGTTCATCAACGATGTCGGCCCAGAGACGCTGGCGATTTATGAGAAGTACTGGCAGCGCCTAAGAAACCAATAA
- a CDS encoding GNAT family N-acetyltransferase: MTQPITYLLQLQQLAKQGQTRFGCWLRGDAQWQHHLLKTLVPHFAEQPILMLGQTELEGVTCVDYRQGQQWLGRECQLLIVDLTQGWDANSFNAVLGTLVGGGLLLVVGEPTTLNHCARVWLERACHRLLVITPQTVPALPHSASVTRTNTEQIYTEQTYTEQKVAIDSIIKVVTGHRKRPLVLTADRGRGKTSALGLAAAELMSSRSIHIVVTAPTLAAVEPLFAHAQRILPQAHRQRGEVQTEQSSLRFMAPDELLRTQPECDLLLVDEAAALPLPFLKRFVERYHRAVFSSTIHGYEGCGRGFSLKFQSWLQVQRPQMRSLHLEQPIRWAAGDALEQWQNQVFLLQSELPEVALGQAREPLSFSLFSQPECVEQPERLAQVFALLVNAHYQTSPNDLFALLQDEAMMLFVAYQGEVCVGCVLAVREGELDAPMIEAIQLGTRRPKGHLTPVTLANQLGISQAARQSCWRILRIAVHPDCQRQGMGSQLLTHFIAQHHADYYATSFGVSEDLLPFWLANHFVPIKLGSHRDQASGCYSLLMVRGEHLDWLEQAKEQFSAHWIFELSDSLQALEPQIIQQLLPSTVALPQPQIPLDLIERYARGGANYESVAVWLYAWLLATAPSLESLSPLLISKILQRKSWVACAEQFQLSGKRQVEQAVRTEILALLANLQCKYTLPI; the protein is encoded by the coding sequence ATGACTCAGCCAATCACCTATTTATTGCAACTTCAGCAGCTCGCCAAGCAAGGACAGACTCGCTTTGGCTGTTGGCTGCGTGGTGATGCACAGTGGCAGCATCACTTATTGAAAACACTTGTTCCGCACTTTGCCGAACAACCGATATTGATGTTAGGACAAACTGAGCTAGAGGGTGTGACTTGTGTCGACTATCGCCAAGGTCAGCAATGGTTAGGGCGAGAATGCCAACTTCTGATCGTAGATTTAACGCAAGGTTGGGATGCCAATAGCTTTAATGCGGTGCTGGGTACCTTGGTGGGCGGTGGATTACTGTTGGTGGTTGGCGAACCGACGACCCTCAACCATTGTGCACGAGTCTGGCTAGAGCGCGCTTGTCATCGCTTGCTTGTGATTACGCCACAAACGGTCCCGGCTTTACCCCATTCGGCTTCGGTTACGCGAACGAATACCGAACAAATTTATACCGAACAAACTTATACCGAACAGAAAGTGGCGATCGACAGCATCATTAAAGTCGTGACTGGGCATCGCAAGCGTCCTTTAGTGCTGACTGCGGATCGCGGGCGTGGAAAAACCAGCGCACTGGGATTGGCGGCCGCAGAGCTGATGTCATCGCGCTCTATTCATATTGTGGTGACTGCGCCTACTTTGGCTGCCGTGGAGCCGCTGTTTGCGCATGCTCAGCGCATATTACCGCAAGCCCATCGCCAGCGCGGTGAGGTGCAAACGGAACAGTCAAGCTTACGATTTATGGCTCCGGATGAGCTACTGCGCACTCAACCTGAGTGTGATTTATTGTTGGTTGATGAAGCCGCTGCGCTGCCGTTGCCATTTTTAAAACGTTTTGTGGAGCGCTATCACCGCGCAGTATTTTCTTCGACCATTCATGGCTACGAAGGGTGTGGGCGCGGTTTTTCTCTGAAATTTCAGAGTTGGTTGCAAGTACAGCGTCCGCAGATGCGTTCACTGCATCTTGAGCAGCCGATCCGCTGGGCGGCGGGAGATGCGCTGGAACAGTGGCAAAATCAGGTATTTCTTCTACAAAGTGAGTTGCCTGAAGTTGCCCTGGGGCAGGCGAGAGAGCCACTGTCTTTTTCTTTATTCAGTCAGCCTGAGTGTGTTGAGCAACCTGAACGGTTAGCACAAGTGTTTGCACTTTTGGTCAATGCGCATTATCAAACCTCGCCTAACGATCTCTTTGCTTTACTGCAAGATGAAGCGATGATGTTGTTCGTCGCTTATCAAGGAGAGGTGTGCGTCGGTTGCGTTTTGGCGGTCCGTGAAGGGGAGTTAGATGCGCCAATGATTGAGGCGATTCAACTTGGAACGCGGCGTCCGAAAGGGCATTTAACGCCCGTGACTTTGGCGAATCAATTAGGAATTAGCCAAGCGGCGCGCCAATCTTGCTGGCGAATATTACGCATTGCCGTCCATCCCGACTGCCAACGCCAAGGTATGGGTAGCCAATTGTTGACCCATTTTATTGCGCAGCATCACGCGGATTATTACGCCACCAGCTTCGGGGTGAGTGAAGATTTGTTGCCATTTTGGCTAGCTAACCACTTCGTACCAATAAAACTCGGTTCACATCGAGATCAGGCGAGTGGTTGTTACTCTCTCTTGATGGTGCGCGGAGAGCATCTCGATTGGTTGGAGCAAGCCAAAGAGCAGTTTAGTGCACATTGGATTTTTGAACTCAGTGATTCTCTGCAAGCGTTGGAGCCACAAATCATCCAACAGCTTTTACCTAGCACTGTCGCCTTGCCTCAACCTCAGATCCCTTTGGATTTGATCGAGCGTTACGCGCGAGGTGGAGCAAATTACGAAAGCGTGGCGGTGTGGCTTTATGCTTGGCTACTGGCAACGGCTCCATCACTAGAGAGCCTATCCCCTTTGTTGATCAGTAAAATTCTGCAGCGTAAAAGTTGGGTGGCCTGTGCCGAGCAGTTTCAGTTAAGTGGGAAGCGGCAAGTCGAGCAAGCGGTGCGAACGGAAATCTTGGCTTTGCTAGCGAATTTACAGTGTAAATATACTCTTCCTATTTGA